In Nonomuraea muscovyensis, one genomic interval encodes:
- a CDS encoding winged helix-turn-helix transcriptional regulator gives MKKRSYSCGLDAAVDVVGGKWKALILWGLHDGPRRFGELRRAVPGISEKSLIIQLREMEHCGLVHREVYQQVPPKVEYSLTDFGQSLNQALMPLGEWGEKHMQTIEAIPAA, from the coding sequence ATGAAGAAGCGCAGCTACTCGTGCGGGCTGGACGCCGCCGTGGACGTGGTGGGCGGCAAGTGGAAGGCGCTGATCTTGTGGGGGCTGCACGACGGCCCCCGGCGCTTCGGAGAGCTACGCAGGGCCGTACCGGGCATCAGCGAGAAATCGCTGATCATCCAGCTCCGCGAGATGGAGCACTGCGGCCTGGTACACCGCGAGGTGTACCAGCAGGTTCCGCCGAAGGTGGAGTACTCCCTGACCGATTTCGGGCAGTCACTCAACCAAGCCCTCATGCCCCTGGGCGAATGGGGCGAGAAGCACATGCAGACCATCGAAGCGATCCCCGCGGCCTGA
- a CDS encoding alpha/beta fold hydrolase, which translates to MNYGRITANGIDFSYAEEGNGPLALLLHGFPESGDVTYRHLIPALAAAGYRAVAPNMRAFAPTALPADGSMLLSDLVDDVNALHQELGGGDDAILVGHDWGGGMAWSAAATTPERWSRLVVSDVPPLPFFAAYANTFEGIENLNHFWFIQMDMATEVLAADDMAWLRQGLQDKWTAPDFDASEEIDGMRKALGEPARLRAALDLYRTNFGPKQMGTPEWAAEHGRLWGSLPSQPTLYLHGTEDKSVVMDQQTLDAIGAALAESNAGSEAAFVEGAGHIVPAEKPDRYNELVLEFLRKKI; encoded by the coding sequence TTGAACTACGGGCGCATCACCGCCAACGGCATCGACTTCTCCTACGCCGAGGAGGGGAACGGGCCACTGGCCCTGCTGCTGCACGGCTTCCCCGAGTCCGGAGACGTCACCTACCGCCACCTCATCCCGGCCCTCGCGGCAGCGGGCTACCGGGCCGTCGCCCCCAACATGCGAGCCTTCGCCCCCACCGCGCTTCCGGCGGACGGCAGCATGCTGCTCAGCGACCTCGTCGACGATGTCAACGCTCTGCACCAGGAGTTGGGCGGCGGCGACGACGCGATCCTGGTGGGGCACGACTGGGGCGGGGGCATGGCCTGGTCCGCTGCCGCCACGACCCCGGAGCGGTGGTCGCGGCTCGTGGTCAGCGACGTCCCGCCCCTGCCGTTCTTCGCCGCCTACGCCAACACCTTCGAGGGCATCGAGAACCTCAACCATTTCTGGTTCATCCAGATGGACATGGCCACCGAGGTTCTGGCCGCCGACGACATGGCCTGGTTGCGGCAGGGCCTGCAGGACAAGTGGACCGCCCCTGACTTCGACGCCAGCGAGGAGATCGACGGGATGCGCAAGGCCCTGGGCGAACCCGCCCGGCTCCGGGCGGCCTTGGACCTCTACCGGACCAACTTCGGGCCCAAGCAGATGGGCACGCCGGAATGGGCCGCCGAGCACGGCCGCCTGTGGGGGAGCCTGCCGAGCCAGCCGACCCTGTACCTGCACGGCACCGAGGACAAGAGCGTCGTGATGGACCAGCAGACCCTGGACGCCATCGGCGCCGCACTCGCCGAAAGCAACGCAGGCTCTGAGGCCGCCTTCGTCGAAGGGGCCGGGCACATCGTCCCGGCCGAAAAGCCGGACCGTTACAACGAACTCGTGCTCGAGTTCCTTCGCAAGAAGATCTGA
- a CDS encoding WD40 repeat domain-containing protein, which translates to MSSSRSGAARIPFTKNSQWTLTWTSRPASDLAFGEPVGVPRTGHTDRVWAIATAVVDGRPVAVSGGRDRTLRLWDLTSGQQIGQPFTGRAAYDYVESLATTVLDGRPVAVFAGGNNGIVRVCDLMSGQQVGEPFRGHTDWVEAVATAVVDGRPVGVSGGHDKSVRMWDLRTCEQIGEPFRGHTKWVTTIATTVVDGRPVAVSGGHDRTLRMWDLKSGRRIGKPLRGHTYHVELVVTTEMDGQPVAISSGADDGTLRLWDLRSRQQMGNPFRSDTGFVKAIATTVLDGRPVAVTGGIDGHVRIWDLESRQQIGKPLTGHTDHVRAIATTVVDGRPVAVSASDDHTVRMWDLSSGRRVDESLNRHTGYVSAAATTVLDGRSVAVTGSYDKTVRVWDLPTGEQVGDPFTGHTDMVTAVATALVGGQPTAVTGSSDKAVCVWDLRSGAQIGGPFTGHTNAVCMAAVVEFDGQPVAVTGSYDETIRMWGLNTGEEIDASRASRRRCTRAVGATTLNGRPVALTVTQDGTLKVLDLTTNRSTTTSPADRHGESVQNLAVTTIGDRPAAIIASRNSSDPVKIWDLATGDALGELPTGATGAVAAATVDGQPVAVTTSYQTVRVWKLTTRRQIGSDLHVPKPVTEVAISVDGHVIVCFDRDIAVFTHTPAPREHRGDPSE; encoded by the coding sequence ATGTCTTCTTCTCGATCGGGCGCGGCCCGGATTCCGTTCACGAAGAATTCCCAGTGGACTTTGACGTGGACCAGTCGGCCAGCGAGTGACCTGGCGTTCGGCGAGCCGGTCGGGGTGCCACGAACCGGCCACACCGATCGGGTGTGGGCGATCGCGACCGCAGTCGTGGACGGGCGGCCGGTGGCGGTCTCCGGGGGTCGCGATCGGACCCTACGCCTGTGGGACCTGACGTCAGGTCAGCAGATCGGCCAGCCGTTCACCGGTCGCGCCGCCTACGACTACGTGGAGTCGCTTGCGACCACGGTCCTGGACGGCCGGCCGGTGGCGGTCTTCGCCGGTGGCAACAACGGAATCGTACGAGTGTGCGATCTGATGTCCGGTCAGCAGGTCGGCGAGCCGTTCAGAGGTCACACCGATTGGGTCGAGGCGGTTGCGACCGCGGTGGTGGACGGACGGCCGGTGGGAGTTTCCGGCGGCCACGACAAGAGCGTGCGCATGTGGGATCTGAGGACGTGCGAGCAGATCGGCGAGCCGTTCAGAGGTCACACCAAATGGGTCACAACGATCGCGACCACGGTGGTGGACGGCCGGCCGGTGGCCGTCTCCGGCGGCCACGACCGCACCTTACGGATGTGGGATCTGAAGTCGGGCCGACGGATCGGCAAACCACTGAGGGGCCACACGTATCACGTGGAGCTGGTTGTGACCACGGAGATGGACGGGCAGCCGGTGGCGATTTCCAGCGGTGCGGACGACGGAACTCTACGCTTGTGGGATCTGAGGTCACGCCAGCAGATGGGCAATCCGTTCAGAAGCGACACCGGTTTCGTGAAGGCGATTGCGACCACGGTTCTCGACGGGCGGCCGGTGGCCGTTACCGGCGGCATCGACGGACATGTACGGATCTGGGATTTGGAGTCACGCCAGCAAATCGGCAAGCCGCTCACCGGGCACACCGATCATGTTCGGGCGATCGCGACGACGGTGGTGGATGGGCGACCGGTGGCCGTCTCCGCCAGCGACGATCACACGGTACGGATGTGGGACCTGTCGTCAGGGCGGCGAGTCGATGAGTCCCTCAACCGCCACACCGGCTATGTCTCCGCCGCCGCCACCACGGTGCTCGACGGACGTTCCGTTGCCGTGACCGGCAGCTACGACAAGACCGTCCGGGTGTGGGATCTGCCTACCGGCGAGCAGGTCGGTGATCCGTTCACCGGTCACACCGACATGGTCACCGCGGTTGCCACCGCGCTCGTCGGCGGCCAACCGACGGCGGTCACCGGCAGTTCCGACAAGGCCGTCTGCGTATGGGATCTCCGCTCGGGGGCGCAGATAGGCGGGCCGTTCACCGGTCATACCAACGCTGTCTGCATGGCTGCCGTAGTGGAGTTCGATGGGCAGCCGGTGGCCGTGACCGGCAGCTACGACGAAACGATCCGCATGTGGGGCCTGAACACAGGCGAAGAGATCGATGCATCCCGCGCCAGCCGGCGGCGCTGCACGCGCGCAGTCGGCGCCACCACTCTCAACGGCCGACCAGTCGCCCTGACCGTCACCCAAGACGGCACCCTCAAGGTGCTCGACCTCACCACCAACCGGTCGACCACGACCTCCCCCGCCGATCGGCACGGCGAATCCGTGCAGAACCTCGCCGTCACCACCATCGGCGATCGGCCGGCCGCGATCATCGCCAGCCGCAACAGCTCAGACCCCGTGAAGATATGGGACCTGGCCACGGGCGACGCCCTCGGCGAACTTCCCACCGGAGCCACCGGAGCCGTCGCTGCCGCCACAGTGGACGGTCAACCCGTCGCTGTGACCACCAGCTATCAGACGGTACGCGTATGGAAACTCACCACCCGCAGGCAAATCGGATCCGACTTGCACGTCCCCAAACCCGTAACAGAGGTGGCCATCAGCGTAGACGGACACGTCATCGTCTGTTTTGACCGTGACATCGCCGTGTTCACCCATACCCCGGCGCCGCGCGAACATCGAGGTGATCCCAGCGAATAG
- a CDS encoding helix-turn-helix domain-containing protein has protein sequence MAASVPRRSESRLVETRQRGWVNPYAGLNAFDFAHQAPSPDIAAYVDHFWVVTWTDLAEPYEQRIVAHPTVNMTITHDFHRIAGVIRGGFSYTMRGSGRVLGTRFRPGGFRPFLGGPVSRLTGRFVEIGEMYGPAGATMVEHVLAEPDARAAIALTEKFLLSLSPEPDPLAEEVAALVAVVENDVSVTRVDELAARSGRSVRSLQRLFRDHVGIGPKWVIRRFRLHEAAERIRQGLDLATLAAELGYTDQAHLTRDFTAAVGMPPATYARLTRA, from the coding sequence ATGGCAGCAAGCGTGCCCCGCCGGTCCGAGTCACGGCTTGTAGAAACGCGACAGCGCGGCTGGGTCAACCCGTACGCGGGGCTCAACGCCTTCGATTTCGCCCACCAGGCGCCGTCGCCCGACATCGCGGCGTACGTGGACCACTTCTGGGTCGTCACGTGGACCGACCTCGCCGAGCCGTACGAACAACGCATCGTCGCGCACCCCACCGTGAACATGACGATCACCCACGACTTCCACCGGATCGCGGGAGTGATCAGGGGCGGGTTCTCCTACACGATGCGGGGCAGCGGCCGCGTGCTCGGCACCCGCTTCCGCCCCGGCGGCTTCCGGCCGTTCCTCGGCGGCCCGGTGTCCCGGCTGACCGGCCGCTTCGTGGAGATCGGCGAGATGTACGGCCCGGCGGGCGCGACCATGGTCGAGCATGTCCTGGCCGAGCCCGATGCCCGGGCCGCCATCGCGCTCACCGAGAAGTTCCTGCTGAGCCTTTCGCCGGAGCCGGATCCGCTGGCGGAAGAGGTCGCGGCACTGGTGGCGGTGGTGGAGAACGACGTGTCCGTGACCAGGGTCGACGAACTGGCCGCCCGATCGGGGCGCTCGGTGCGCTCGCTGCAACGGCTGTTCCGGGACCATGTCGGCATCGGCCCCAAGTGGGTGATCCGCCGCTTCCGGCTGCACGAGGCCGCTGAGCGGATCCGCCAGGGCCTCGACCTCGCCACGCTGGCCGCCGAACTCGGCTACACCGACCAGGCCCACCTCACCCGCGACTTCACCGCCGCGGTCGGCATGCCACCCGCGACCTACGCCCGCCTCACCCGGGCCTGA
- a CDS encoding TIGR03086 family metal-binding protein: protein MEDMMPLMTRASERTAGLVRGVRREQFGSATPCAKFDVKDLVNHLEWVAELFESLGRGGPSVEQGPYAGDFPERTERTLAAWSRPEAWEGTSPAMGLPMTALAHMYLVDMVVHGWDLARATGQEYEPDPEVVSRALHFTEQMAEMGRQRGAFGPPVAVPDDAPPFDRLLGLIGRDPAWTG from the coding sequence ATGGAAGACATGATGCCGTTGATGACGCGCGCCTCCGAACGGACCGCGGGGCTGGTGCGTGGGGTGCGGCGCGAGCAGTTCGGGTCGGCGACGCCGTGCGCGAAGTTCGACGTCAAGGACCTGGTCAACCACCTTGAGTGGGTGGCGGAGCTGTTCGAGTCGCTGGGGCGCGGGGGGCCGAGCGTCGAGCAGGGGCCCTACGCGGGTGACTTCCCCGAGCGTACGGAGCGCACGCTCGCCGCCTGGTCGCGGCCCGAGGCGTGGGAGGGGACCAGCCCCGCCATGGGCCTGCCGATGACCGCGCTGGCCCACATGTACCTCGTCGACATGGTGGTGCACGGCTGGGATCTGGCCAGGGCCACCGGTCAGGAGTACGAGCCGGACCCCGAGGTGGTCTCGCGGGCGTTGCACTTCACTGAGCAGATGGCGGAGATGGGCAGGCAGCGCGGTGCCTTCGGGCCGCCGGTGGCGGTGCCGGACGATGCCCCGCCCTTCGACCGCCTGCTCGGCCTCATCGGCCGCGATCCGGCCTGGACGGGGTGA
- a CDS encoding sensor histidine kinase — translation MQPPPARDTAGQAPGGGRESLGWRDPLFLAARPSGERVHRFVAMLLMLQRLSYLLPACASLFAEEALFSDRGRNAVLLALALVWNVTLFHWVARRGWFAPRAVVIDVLATCLFMVGVTGACLPESGTCVSNWSSHALLATGALIGAVSRRPVQFAALLPPIAVYAVAHAGDLGQRFPPALELAVRVNSYVWFAVIVFFIRRYLAAQATRLDEVADQRLAAEAERVAERARLAHYRQLHDTVLATLTAIARGGLDHHTEEVRRRCAADASYVRALILQDEAGSATGLSHALARVVARAAALGLCVRHAAEGLPEDLPADVAATMAEAGAEALNNVARHSGEREAWLTAVAVDGVVTVRVVDRGRGFDPGRVEPGYGLRSSVVGRMREIGGSAQIIAAPGEGVCVQLRWPDRA, via the coding sequence ATGCAGCCACCACCCGCACGTGACACCGCCGGACAGGCCCCGGGGGGCGGGCGGGAGTCGCTCGGCTGGCGGGATCCGCTGTTCCTGGCGGCCAGGCCCAGCGGCGAGCGGGTGCACCGGTTCGTGGCGATGCTGCTGATGCTGCAGCGGCTCAGCTACCTGCTGCCCGCGTGCGCGAGCCTGTTCGCCGAGGAGGCGCTCTTCTCCGACCGCGGCCGCAACGCGGTGCTGCTGGCCCTGGCTCTGGTGTGGAACGTGACATTGTTCCACTGGGTCGCGCGGCGCGGCTGGTTCGCGCCCCGGGCCGTGGTGATCGACGTCCTGGCCACCTGCCTTTTCATGGTCGGCGTGACCGGTGCCTGCCTGCCCGAGTCGGGGACGTGCGTGTCCAACTGGTCCTCGCACGCCCTGCTGGCGACAGGAGCGCTCATCGGCGCGGTCAGCCGGCGTCCTGTCCAGTTCGCCGCCCTGCTGCCGCCGATCGCGGTCTACGCGGTCGCGCACGCCGGCGATCTCGGCCAGCGCTTCCCGCCCGCGCTGGAGCTGGCCGTTCGGGTCAACAGCTACGTCTGGTTCGCGGTCATCGTCTTCTTCATCCGCCGCTACCTGGCCGCCCAGGCCACGCGGTTGGACGAGGTGGCCGATCAGCGGCTGGCGGCCGAGGCGGAGCGGGTCGCCGAGCGGGCGCGGCTGGCGCACTACCGGCAGCTCCACGACACGGTCCTGGCCACACTGACCGCGATCGCCCGAGGAGGGCTGGATCACCACACGGAGGAGGTGCGGCGGCGGTGCGCGGCCGACGCCTCCTATGTGCGGGCGCTGATCCTGCAGGACGAGGCGGGCTCCGCCACCGGGCTGAGCCACGCGCTGGCCCGCGTCGTGGCCAGGGCGGCGGCGCTGGGGCTGTGCGTGCGCCATGCCGCCGAGGGGCTGCCCGAGGACCTGCCCGCCGACGTGGCCGCGACCATGGCTGAGGCCGGTGCGGAGGCGCTCAACAACGTGGCCAGGCACTCCGGGGAGCGGGAGGCCTGGCTCACCGCCGTCGCGGTGGACGGTGTGGTCACCGTTCGCGTGGTCGACCGCGGCAGGGGCTTCGATCCCGGCCGGGTCGAGCCCGGCTACGGGCTGCGCTCGTCGGTCGTCGGGCGCATGCGCGAGATCGGCGGAAGCGCGCAGATCATCGCGGCTCCCGGCGAGGGAGTGTGCGTGCAGCTCAGGTGGCCGGACCGTGCGTAG
- a CDS encoding response regulator, protein MKKTVVITVSVVDDDRMLIEGLAAWLAGVPDVRLTGWAATVEELLATEPEPADVVLLDLLLADRSDPVDNLRTLVRLRRRVLVVSVVTSGDMARQMIRAGAGGYLTKDHDLAALVAKVREVAKEEVAISPELALGWLADQDADRPALSPQERAVLLAYASGMTLIAAARSAGVQPGTARNYLERVKDKYRKAGRPAYTKLDLAARVREDGLAT, encoded by the coding sequence ATGAAAAAGACAGTCGTGATCACCGTTTCTGTAGTGGACGACGACCGGATGCTCATCGAGGGGCTGGCCGCCTGGCTGGCCGGCGTACCCGACGTACGGCTGACCGGATGGGCCGCGACCGTCGAGGAACTGCTCGCGACGGAGCCGGAACCGGCCGACGTGGTGCTGCTCGACCTGCTGCTCGCCGACCGCTCCGACCCCGTGGACAACCTGCGCACGCTGGTGCGGCTGCGGCGGCGGGTGCTCGTCGTCAGCGTGGTCACCTCGGGCGACATGGCCAGGCAGATGATCCGCGCGGGAGCGGGCGGGTACCTCACCAAGGACCACGACCTGGCGGCCCTGGTGGCGAAGGTCCGGGAGGTGGCGAAGGAGGAGGTGGCCATCTCCCCCGAGCTGGCGCTGGGCTGGCTGGCCGACCAGGACGCCGATCGGCCCGCCCTGTCCCCGCAGGAGCGTGCGGTGTTGCTCGCCTACGCCTCGGGCATGACGCTCATCGCGGCGGCCCGCAGTGCCGGGGTGCAGCCGGGGACCGCCAGGAACTACCTGGAACGGGTCAAGGACAAGTACCGGAAGGCGGGCCGTCCCGCGTACACCAAGCTGGACCTGGCCGCCCGCGTCAGGGAGGACGGCCTGGCCACCTGA
- a CDS encoding DUF6229 family protein has product MTITLERAEEIIAAWRSGDEPDSPVGPLLPGMYVESEITMTGPGYSGKCGTACSGSYTRYCC; this is encoded by the coding sequence ATGACCATCACCCTTGAAAGGGCCGAGGAGATCATCGCCGCCTGGAGGTCGGGCGACGAGCCGGACAGCCCGGTCGGCCCGTTGCTGCCCGGCATGTACGTCGAGTCCGAGATCACCATGACCGGGCCGGGTTACTCCGGCAAGTGCGGGACCGCCTGCTCGGGCTCCTACACCCGTTACTGCTGCTGA
- a CDS encoding type 2 lanthipeptide synthetase LanM family protein, producing the protein MAGEFDPPLDPLIGPALADLEARLGALTGLAVAERAAILAGSARSVEEDVRRRITRVLVLELNAARLSGRLTAADSAARWEEWKRSVAEPAFWRGLAGPYPGMMARLTTVIRHRCEAAHRFAERFAGDRAALAALPAAPSGELDRVEFGAGDSHRGGQTVVVLHGEDGRVLYKPRSLAVDAALAELLTHLGASTMRVPAVVTRQGYGWAEHIEHRHCADAGELRAFYRGMGHWLALMRLLGGSDLHAENLIAAGPHPVVVDCESLFTPHATARPSGYGQAVDLAVELVDTSVMRTGLLPGRGVALGWRGVDMSAAGALPGQQPQVELPVVLGAGTDDPRMGTERVELPPAANHPSPEAVLGHYWDVIIAGFDELDGRLTELDRSGKLEPLLAGFADCPVRAVLRSTESYAELGRMLWHPVALHDEAPARARAAALLAKMSENVPGAPGDPAIIAAEVDELCHGDIPMFDTTPRVGVLRGPAGTRCGPERDLIADAVARWRARDHGLDRRVAQAALVSAYLNEGWMPEDKRLSPGLIRTDRLEPRRRAAAAGIMRGVLDSAVRGADGTVTWITPVLNPTGWAVQPLSADLYGGAHGVAVLLTAYIREAAGGRAEPIEELSGLLEAVLRTVRLAEDRDAAKRREDMRMRPEPPGAYLGITSQVWGWLLLRSFGVAGEEAPARALALAELLPESIEADDSYDLLSGMAGAIVPLLRLGEQTGEARWAELARSIGARLAGLAERRPGGACWPSPRFPQGLGGLAHGATGIGWALSRLAESPGGPDGLRELAEAAFAYEDTLYDPDQRGWVDLRGDGFTAAAWCHGAGGVGIVAADRLAREGGTRWLDRLERAAASCWADGTGWNHTLCHGDLGSWEVIEHARAAGVAPVDRARLDAHILGSLEANGPVSGLARDVFAPGLLPGLGGVAYQLLRMHPDHAVPSVLLPDLE; encoded by the coding sequence ATGGCCGGTGAGTTCGACCCTCCGCTGGACCCGCTGATCGGACCGGCTCTGGCCGACCTGGAGGCCCGGCTGGGGGCGCTCACCGGCCTCGCCGTGGCCGAGCGCGCCGCCATCCTGGCAGGCTCCGCGCGGTCCGTAGAGGAGGACGTCCGCCGCAGGATCACCAGGGTGCTGGTGCTGGAGCTGAACGCCGCCCGGCTGTCCGGGCGCCTGACCGCCGCCGACTCCGCCGCCCGATGGGAGGAATGGAAACGGAGCGTCGCCGAACCGGCGTTCTGGCGCGGCTTGGCGGGGCCGTACCCCGGCATGATGGCCAGGCTCACGACGGTGATACGCCATCGATGCGAGGCCGCCCACCGCTTCGCCGAACGCTTCGCCGGGGACCGCGCGGCGCTCGCCGCGCTTCCGGCGGCACCGTCGGGCGAGCTGGACCGCGTCGAGTTCGGCGCCGGAGACAGCCACCGGGGCGGACAGACGGTCGTCGTGCTGCACGGCGAGGACGGCCGGGTCCTCTACAAGCCACGCTCGCTGGCGGTGGACGCGGCGCTCGCCGAGTTGCTCACCCACCTCGGCGCCTCCACCATGCGCGTGCCCGCGGTCGTGACCCGGCAGGGGTACGGCTGGGCCGAGCACATCGAGCACCGTCACTGCGCCGACGCCGGAGAGCTGCGCGCGTTCTACCGCGGCATGGGCCACTGGCTGGCGCTCATGCGCCTGCTCGGCGGCAGCGACCTGCACGCCGAGAACCTCATCGCCGCCGGACCGCACCCCGTGGTCGTCGACTGCGAGTCCCTGTTCACCCCGCACGCCACGGCGCGCCCCTCGGGGTACGGCCAGGCGGTGGACCTGGCGGTGGAGTTGGTGGACACCTCGGTGATGCGCACCGGGCTGCTCCCGGGACGAGGGGTGGCCCTGGGCTGGCGGGGCGTCGACATGTCGGCGGCGGGTGCGCTGCCCGGCCAGCAGCCGCAGGTCGAGCTGCCGGTGGTGCTCGGCGCGGGCACCGACGACCCCCGGATGGGCACCGAGCGGGTGGAGCTGCCTCCGGCGGCCAACCATCCCAGCCCCGAGGCGGTGCTCGGCCACTACTGGGACGTGATCATCGCCGGATTCGACGAGCTCGACGGCCGCCTGACCGAACTGGACCGGTCGGGCAAGCTGGAGCCGCTGCTGGCGGGCTTCGCCGACTGCCCGGTCCGCGCGGTGCTGCGCTCCACCGAGTCGTACGCGGAGCTGGGCCGCATGCTCTGGCATCCCGTCGCGCTGCACGACGAGGCGCCCGCCCGCGCCAGGGCCGCCGCGCTGCTGGCCAAGATGTCGGAGAACGTGCCGGGCGCTCCCGGCGACCCCGCCATCATCGCCGCCGAGGTGGACGAGCTGTGCCACGGTGACATCCCGATGTTCGACACCACTCCGCGCGTCGGCGTGCTGCGCGGCCCCGCGGGCACCAGGTGCGGCCCGGAACGCGACCTGATCGCCGACGCCGTGGCCCGATGGCGGGCGCGCGACCACGGCCTGGACCGCCGGGTGGCGCAGGCGGCCCTGGTCAGCGCCTACCTCAACGAGGGCTGGATGCCGGAGGACAAGCGGCTCTCGCCCGGCCTGATCCGTACCGACCGCCTGGAGCCCCGGCGGCGCGCGGCCGCGGCCGGCATCATGCGCGGCGTGCTGGACAGCGCCGTGCGCGGCGCGGACGGCACGGTCACCTGGATCACGCCGGTGCTCAACCCCACCGGCTGGGCCGTGCAGCCGCTGTCGGCCGACCTGTACGGCGGGGCACACGGCGTCGCGGTCCTGCTGACCGCCTACATCCGGGAGGCGGCAGGCGGCCGGGCCGAGCCGATCGAGGAGCTGTCCGGCCTCCTGGAGGCGGTCCTGCGCACCGTCCGCCTCGCGGAGGACCGCGACGCCGCCAAGCGGCGGGAGGACATGCGGATGCGGCCGGAGCCCCCCGGCGCCTACCTCGGGATCACCTCGCAGGTGTGGGGCTGGCTGTTGCTGCGCTCCTTCGGCGTGGCCGGAGAGGAGGCGCCGGCCCGCGCCCTCGCGCTGGCCGAGCTGCTGCCGGAGTCGATCGAGGCCGACGACAGCTACGACCTGCTCTCCGGGATGGCGGGGGCGATCGTCCCGCTCCTGCGGCTGGGCGAGCAGACCGGCGAAGCCCGGTGGGCCGAGCTGGCCCGGTCGATCGGAGCACGCCTCGCGGGTCTGGCGGAGCGTCGCCCGGGTGGCGCCTGCTGGCCCAGCCCGCGCTTCCCGCAGGGTCTCGGCGGGCTGGCCCACGGCGCCACCGGCATCGGCTGGGCCCTGTCGCGGCTGGCGGAATCCCCCGGCGGCCCCGACGGTCTGCGGGAGCTCGCCGAGGCGGCGTTCGCCTACGAGGACACCCTCTACGACCCGGACCAGCGCGGCTGGGTGGACCTGCGCGGTGACGGCTTCACCGCCGCCGCGTGGTGCCACGGCGCGGGCGGGGTCGGGATCGTCGCCGCCGACCGGCTGGCCCGCGAGGGCGGCACCCGATGGCTCGACCGGCTGGAGCGCGCCGCCGCCTCCTGCTGGGCCGACGGCACCGGCTGGAACCACACGCTCTGCCACGGCGATCTCGGGTCCTGGGAAGTGATCGAGCACGCGCGGGCGGCCGGGGTCGCGCCGGTGGATCGGGCGCGGCTGGACGCCCACATCCTGGGCAGCCTGGAGGCCAACGGCCCGGTCAGTGGCCTGGCCAGGGACGTCTTCGCGCCGGGTCTGCTGCCCGGTCTGGGCGGGGTGGCCTACCAGCTGCTGCGCATGCACCCGGACCATGCCGTGCCTTCCGTCCTGCTCCCGGACCTGGAGTGA